In Toxoplasma gondii ME49 chromosome II, whole genome shotgun sequence, the genomic stretch ACTGGGACCTCTGGTGATGATGCCGACACGCATTTGAATAAGGGGTTTGGGAGCTGCGCTTTACAGCCCTCACGTGGTGCCTCAACTCGGACTGATGAGgaagttttcttttttgccTGTTACAGTTGAGCGGCTCTTGCCAAGCAAGGCAAGCCTATCCCGGCACAGAACGGCGAAGTTGCTACCGATAGCACAGCCCGTCTCCGCGGATGTCCGAGCGCCGTGCTTAGCTGGTAAGTTCTTCAGAATCCGCGAACGATAATCCAGACGTGAGAATTATGCCGTCCTCAGCCTTTGCAGTCGCTCTATGGTCTAACTCTCTCGCTCAAAAGAGCCATGGAGAGAATATCCAACAAACAGGCCTTGCCTGTAGTGCTAAGTATGGTTCATAATTCACCCCTAGCTGGTTCTGCAAGTGTTCCTTTGCCTGTGTCGCTTCTGGTCTGGTCCCTTGCGTGCAGCAGATGCAAATCCTCGACAGCAGTTCGTGTTCCACCACCTTCAGTCGTGTGGGAAAGAAATGAGTTCCTCCGCTTTCCCCGGAACCCGGGCCGTGTGGGGGTTCGACTGTGTTGCACCTCGCACACAAGGTCATGGGACGACTGTCGAATGCAAGTTCTTAAGGAACTCGAGACGCTATAAAGTTGATGCAGTCTTCAAGGGGAAAAGGTCAATGTTCCCCAGCAGCGGGCCCATGCAAGACTATGGAGTCTCTCATTTTGACAAACAAAAACGCAGGACGGCGGATTGGCTCGAAACTGAACGCCGGCGCATTGCGGCACTGCCGGAACCATTGCGGCCTCTTGAATTCGCAAGAACTTTGAATATGTACAAAGAGAAACTAATAGAATTGTATGGCGATGAGTACGTGCGTAGAGAGTGGGCGACGCTTGTCAAGCTCACACGGGCAAAACTGATGGGGACAGAATAGGTCATGGGTATTTCAGGATCCGGACCCAATGTGCGGCGGTTCAAGCTTCGTTTTCTTGGTGGCTACACGGGGGAGGGTGAACTTTTTCAGATCCATTTTACACGTGTGCATGAAGACAGCTGCTGACCGCCCTCTAAACGAATCCCCGTAGGAAGATGAAACGCAATCTTCACCGTGCTGAGAGAGGAACCAGAGAGAGTTTGGCTGGGACGCCATAGCGGCTCCTGAGCTACCCACAAACCAGCTGTAAAAGTGGATACATCATGGtgaagcgaggaagcagacctACAATGTGCAGCGTGGATAGCGTCGGTTAAGCAATATTCCTGACCGTTTATGCCGGTACGATGAGCTTCTGCAGTGTATTCCAGATCAGATTTTAGTGTTGCAAGTGAGGAAATTTCCACGTGGGATGGTGATGAATAACACTGCATCTAATATCAGGGAACACGCAACTCTTGTGCAACCGAAGAAAATCGCCCTGTTGAGGACTGCGGGTACCATTCCGTACCGCCACTCCTGATGGGATAAAAAATGAGACGTCACGTCTGTagtctctgtgttttcttctttgggACGAAACCTCAAGGGCACGAGAAGCAAAGAGCGTGCGACGCAACGAAGGGGGTTTCTTTATTCACACTGTTAGAGGCAAAAGGGTGCCCACCCGCATTCTGTGTCAGCGCGTTCGCTTGCACCATTATCATCTTCATTTATTTCTGATATGCCTCCCGCACGTTCGTCTACACCGCGATAACACCACGAAGGGAATGCAACTGTGCCGTGTCATCCTAACCACAGTCCACGGACTGCCGGAGCTGTTGCCTGTGGTTGAATCGTTCCTGGTGGGGCAGATACAGCAGTTAAGCTATTGTGCAGGTGCTACAGTATTTTGTTCCGCGTACATCTTCACCGGAGTTATACTGACCCTCCCTCACCATGTGAATCAGCCTTGTGCGGGGATGTGTCACACACACGAATGTTTCAACAGGTACTCACCTGTGCCTCTCAACACAACTGGCTAGTGCGCGCGAAAGCACCACAGCGCGAAAGCATCTGTTCTACagacacagcgaagaaaTGCGAAGTGCGTATGCTCTGAAAACGACTCATTCTGAAGGGAACAGCGAGGCACAGGTGCCGCTGGTACGCCTGTTCTAAGTCGACTGTACACACGAAAAAATCCGCCCTGCTCGACCTACCTTTTTGTGACAACCACGCCTTAGGCCCGCCCCTCAGACTGTCGCGTGCAGTGCTACGATGAGTCGTTCTCCTACTCACGGGAAACAAAGTCGTTAAGTTTAACATTTTACCCGAGAGTTCAAGAACACGTAGAAAACACAGCTTCCCTTAAGTCTCTCACAGACGCGTGGAGTGGAACTAGCCTGACTTCAAAGCTACATCCTGTTTTCGGGGCCGCACGCGGCTGTTTGACAGCCAGCATGCGACTTACGAGGCACGGCAATTGACTGTCACCGGAAGGAGCGCGTCACACTAGTGAAGCACCGTAGAATGATTGAGGTTTccctcgcgtcttcctctctttccgcAACTTTCCCTGTGTCTCTAAGCACACATCTTTGAAGGGGCAACTTCAGGCGGACTAGGCAGCTGGGAGCATCGTACGTCACTTTGTGCTGACGAGCATCGACGACCACCGAGTCGACGGACGTTGATTGCTGCTACCAGACCGCTCTCTAGCAAGACCCGTTTTGAGAACTGTTAGGCAGCACTGAGTCTGTCCAAACCGTGGACAGCGTACTGCTTGCTTTCGTATCAGAATGCCCAGTTGACTCTGTTCTTTTTGGTGGCTTCCCATACTACGCGGACTTCCCGGTTGACGTCTGCTTGTAcgcttctctgtcccctGTGAAAAAATTCAGAAACGGGTTTTGGAGTCAGAACTGTGTCCACAGCGTGGTGAGTTTACCAGTTTTCCCGTCCTTCATTGTTTTCGTGACTAGCTTTTCGTTCCGTTCCACAGACAGCGCAATGCGCCTGTGGAAGAGTCATGTTTTGTGGAGGTCCGTGTCTTCTCCCGAGACAAGAAAGCTCTCGCGGTCCACGTTTCTGCTAGGAAGAGATCCGTCAGTTTTGGGGTGTCTCACTGGCTGTACGTTCTGCGCTAACATTTCTGACCAAGACACGCGCCGAACTACAGCACGGGACTTCGTTGTGTCGTCTGGTTCGTCGTCCAGCGAGGGTTTTCACGCATACCATGAAAACAATGGAAAGACTAAATGGGCTTCACGCTGGCAATATGATGGCCACCgccgcgcgtctccgtcgcctcttcAGGATCCACAGGTCGTGACGTGCCAAAGCTCCACTTTGAACAGCAGTCGAGGATCTGACCTCCAGAGACATAATCGGTTGCTTCACTCGTCACCGTTTTttggagagcgacgacggTTGTTTGCATCACCAGCTTTGTCTGCAGGCGTGGCGCCAGCGCCAGCAACGCTTGCTGAACTTGATGCTAGGAAGCTGCAGATCAATAAGAAAATTGGTTTCTTGCATCCGCTACCAAGGAGAGAGAGTATTGGCTTCGGCCAGGTTTTTACAGACCACATGATCGAGGTGGACTGGGACGATCAACATGGTTGGTATTCACCGGTCCTGAAGCCTCTAGGGCCAATTTCCCTGCACCCGGCAATCAGTTCACTTCATTATGCTATCTCGGCGTTTGAGGGCCTAAAGGCTTATAAAACAGAAGACGATCGGGTGCTTCTTTTCCGTCCTTTTGACCATGGCGAACGCTTGAATCGATCATGTGCACGGGTTGCCCTTCCTCAATTCGCTGTTGATTCTTTCGTGACCTTGTGCAAGACTCTGGCGAAAATGGATAGTCGATTCATATTCCAGGACcgaggtctctctctctaccttCGACCCCTCGTCTTTTCAACATACGTAAGGGCACTTTCTTCAGCATGCCTGCTCTTTTCTAGCAGACATTGTCTTTCCACGTCCGCCACTTGCTGTCCGATAAACAGTATGCCAATTCTATGTCACACCAGAGAAGCTCGCATATTCTGCCCCGAATGTTCGGCGGCCACGTTCAACTGAAGGAATGATTTCGCAGCTAGACGTCGTAGCGCTCATCTGCACGGGTTGCGTAGAAGCTCAAGTAGTATGGTTCCCCATCGGTCAAATAGCTGTACAGACAACCGTGACGCCTATTTGCTATCCACCAGAGCTCTGACATCAGGCTGTAGCCTCCAGAGCAGCTTTGTTATGTGTTCATTTGTGCAGCCGGCACTTGGTGTGTTCCCACCTCGCATGGCAAAGATGATCATCATGGCTTCGCCGACTGGTGGATACTTCTGTGAGTTTTCAAGGAGTGAACATCATGCCATTGTCCGAAAAACAGAGCTGTAAAGCGTGGCACTCAACAGTCTATGGATGCAGCGCTCTCCATGAAATTTAATCCTGGAGTGGGTAGTGATGTCTCGATGAACGGGAGCATGATTTTCCAGTCACACCAATTTGagtgtttcttttttcgcatTGCATTGTAGTGAGGCATGAGCAACAAGCTATGCAGAGCTCGAACTTCAGGCAGTAGTCCTACCGCTTATGTTTAGCCATCCAGATACAGGGCATCGAGAAACACAACAAAGTTCATGTGTTGACTTGTCTGAATGTTTGCAGCAAACACAGGCGCTCTCGCCAATCTCTTCGTTGAAAAAGATTATACTCGTTCCTGGCCGGGAGGCTCTGGGAGCCACAAGGTTGCAGCGAACTACGCACCGACAATACAGCCTTGCAAAGAACGGATGCAACAAGGATTTCAGCAACTATTGTGGACCGTACCGGAGAGCGACGACTACATTTGGTGCGAGGGAGGAGCAATGAGCCTCTTCGTGTTTTGGAGGAATGAAACGGGCAACAACGAGTTAGCTACTCCTGCCTTGGAACGTGATCTCATTCTTCCAGGAATTGTCCGGGATACTGTGCTGACTCTGGCAAGGGGTTACCCGGATATCGCAGGTGAGAGGACCAACATACGACATGCTGGCACCGCCGTATGCAGTGGTTGATTGTGAAACAATCCGAAGTACATTATGCACATTAAAGGTTCGTTTGAGTTTACGGTTCAGTGGCCGCAAAGCGGATTCTCAGGTAACTAGAACTTGTTGAAACTACAGCAAAATTGCCTGGGTCTATTTTGTCATTCGCTGGGTCAGACTAACAATCAGCTATCGGGGTACGTCCGTGCTTTTGCTTAGTGATGGTCACGCTGAGTTGCTTACTGTGGCCTTGCGTTCAGTGAAGGAGCGGAAAATCTTGATGAAGGCAGATTTTGTAAAGGCGTACCGAGAAGGTCGAGTCCACGAGGTATTCTGCACCGGGACGGGAGCCATTGTAAAGCCTGTGGGTGTGATACATTTTGAGGGGGAAGATTTCGACTGCGCTCCGAGGGATCTCGAAACTTCACTGGCGTACAAGCTCCACAGCGACATATCTGACATTCAGTATGGGGTTGTACCCCATCACTTCATGCAGGAATGTTGATTGTTAAGACCTGACACTTGCTCTTCTGGCACGCGTCGCTCCCTAGAACCAGTCGAATTAGTCATGCGCCGCTCGTTGTCGCCATCACACTTCTGAACAGCAACGTTTGGAAAAGACTATAAACTACGTAGTGTGTGATGGCAGCCGGTTGCACGCACCCCCCCCGTGGCGTCAGTAGGCCATGAGTTGTCTTCTCCCGCACAGTCAACCATTTTTAGGTTACTCAGTCTCCTTCGTACTGCTGCACCAAAAACTGGCTTTATCAACCAGTCCACAGTTACACAGCATATCACCACAGTGGTTCGCGTATCATTTGTTCAACCGTTTCAGCTGACTAATACGCCCACTCATCACCGCTCTTCTAAAGGCCTTATCTGAAGCAAGTGTGCTGACCTAAACAGTTGCAAAGTGCCCCACGAATACTTCGTACTTTAGTGAACACTAAAACAAAGTTGATTCAAAGATGTGGTATTAATTTTATGTAAAGCAGGCGGTACATCAGGCAGTTCCTGCTGGGGCCACACTTAATCGACAGCCAACGATTTACATCGAAACGAAATAAATGATACTGAGCAGTCGAATACCCTACGCCCGCTGTGTCGTCCCTCGCTGGTCATCCGCACCAACGATTGTAGAAGGCTAAAAACTACATGCGTGCGGGAGTTTTGAATCTTTTGGCCCATTTCAGCCGAACTTAACATCACGAGCAGTGGCTATTGAACCAATCCGTTGCTAGGATCGATGTGCCTCAGTTGAAGCCTGTA encodes the following:
- a CDS encoding hypothetical protein (encoded by transcript TGME49_297845) — protein: MRKFSFLPVTVERLLPSKASLSRHRTAKLLPIAQPVSADVRAPCLAADANPRQQFVFHHLQSCGKEMSSSAFPGTRAVWGFDCVAPRTQGHGTTVECKFLRNSRRYKVDAVFKGKRSMFPSSGPMQDYGVSHFDKQKRRTADWLETERRRIAALPEPLRPLEFARTLNMYKEKLIELYGDEYVRREWATLVKLTRAKLMGTE
- a CDS encoding Branched-chain-amino-acid aminotransferase (encoded by transcript TGME49_297850), yielding MRLWKSHVLWRSVSSPETRKLSRSTFLLGRDPSVLGCLTGCTFCANISDQDTRRTTARDFVVSSGSSSSEGFHAYHENNGKTKWASRWQYDGHRRASPSPLQDPQVVTCQSSTLNSSRGSDLQRHNRLLHSSPFFGERRRLFASPALSAGVAPAPATLAELDARKLQINKKIGFLHPLPRRESIGFGQVFTDHMIEVDWDDQHGWYSPVLKPLGPISLHPAISSLHYAISAFEGLKAYKTEDDRVLLFRPFDHGERLNRSCARVALPQFAVDSFVTLCKTLAKMDSRFIFQDRGLSLYLRPLVFSTYPALGVFPPRMAKMIIMASPTGGYFSNTGALANLFVEKDYTRSWPGGSGSHKVAANYAPTIQPCKERMQQGFQQLLWTVPESDDYIWCEGGAMSLFVFWRNETGNNELATPALERDLILPGIVRDTVLTLARGYPDIAVKERKILMKADFVKAYREGRVHEVFCTGTGAIVKPVGVIHFEGEDFDCAPRDLETSLAYKLHSDISDIQYGVVPHHFMQEC